The DNA segment ACAAATTTGATGGAATCATTATTGAAGAAGTTACAAAAGGTAAGCCGTTTTTGTCTTGGAACATCTTCTTATGGAGCATATGCTCTAATCCTGGGTTTTTTTTGTGGATTTCCCATGGGTGCGAAACTGACTGCCGATTTTTATGCCAGCGGAAGAATCGACAGGGAGGAAGCGGATTATCTCTTGATGGTTTCTAATCATGCCAGTCCTATGTTTATTATCAATTATATTGTTTTACAGACGTTTAAGGATGACAGCCTTCGCCTTCCGGTTCTTGGTATCCTTTATGGGTCTGCTTTCCTTTCTGTAATCATATGGCGTATATATAAGAAGAGGTTTCGCGCTGCATCTAAGGAACCCATAAAAAAAGAAATGTCAATGGCAGGCTTTTCCGGAGCCATCCTTGACACTTCTATTATGAACGGGTTTGATACGATCACTCGTCTTGGCGGTTATATTATCATATTTTCAATATATGGAGCTCTGCTTCAAAAAGTTCTCATGCCCTTCCCGGCACTCCAGGCGTTTATCGCAGGAGTGACAGAGATTACGACCGGTGCAGTATGTATACATAACAGCAATCTTTCCTGGAATATGAAATTTTTACTGATCATGTGCTGCACATCATTTGGCGGACTCTCAACAGTTGCTCAAACAAACTGTGTCATACAGGAATCGGGACTTGACGTACGAACTTATGTAAAAGGAAAGGTTATGAATACAGCCGTGACGTCCGTACTAGTATTACTCTTCATTATCCTCTGATTCAGAATCGCTGTCCGTTCCATAGCCGTCGGTATTCTCATCTCCTGCATCAATTTGTGAAGAAGACTGAGAAACCTGCGGAGCAAGTTCACTGCGATTTTTATTTACAACATCGTAGCAGCTTTGAAGAGAACTGATGAATGTATTGTATTTTTCACCTGTATCAGTCAAGGTTGTACTCAAAATAGTCGACAGATTAGCAAGCATATCATCTGTATATGAAATAGCACTCAGACGAATATTATTGGCATCCTGCGTAGCAGAGTCAATGATCTGCTGTGCCTGTGCATTCGCCTCGTTGATGGTCTCATTTGCCTGGTCATAAGCTTTCTGCATCACTTCGCTTTGACCTACCATCTCTTGAACCTTAGCCTGGGTTTCCGAAATCATATTGTCTGCCTTAGACTGGGCATCTGCAAGGATTGCATCCTTATTGCTGATGATTTTCTGATATCTCTTAATCTCATCCGGGGTTTTGAGACGCAGTTCTCTTAACAGCTCTTCCAACTCTTCCTTATTGACAACAATCTTAGTTGTGGATAAAGGCTGATAACGACAGCTTTCAACATATTCCTCAATTTCTTCTATAATCTGCTCAATTCTGCTGCTCATATTAATTCTCCTTATCTTACGCTTTTAAACATTCTTTTTTTTCATCTTCTCAATTAATTCTTCTGCAACGAAACCAGGTACAAATTTGGAGATATCACCGCCAAATGATGCTACCTCTTTAACGGTTGTTGAACTCAAGTAGGCATATTGAAGAGAAGTGATCAAAAATGTAGTATCTACTCCAGGATTTAACACTCGGTTTGTCTGAGTCATCTGGAGCTCATATTCAAAATCTGTGATTGCACGAAGTCCCCTGACAATTACCTTGGCACCACATGCCTCGGCAAAATCAACCGATAATCCACTAAAAGGTTTTACATACACATGAGGAATATTCTTCGTAGCTTTCTTTAGTATATTAACACGTTCTTCTGTAGAAAACAACGGAGTTTTTGCAGAATTATTTAAAACGCCAATAATAACTTCATCATATAACTGTGCGGCACGCTGGATCACATCCAGATGCCCAAAAGTTACAGGGTCAAAACTACCTGGATATACAGCTCTTATCATAATATTCTCCTATCGGCGAATTAAGAAAACATGCTTATTCGTCTTATACTTTTTTTCTTTTTGTATTTCAAACCCCAGTGTCCTCACATAGAAAAAGTCAGTATCCA comes from the Blautia liquoris genome and includes:
- a CDS encoding ATP synthase subunit B family protein; the protein is MSSRIEQIIEEIEEYVESCRYQPLSTTKIVVNKEELEELLRELRLKTPDEIKRYQKIISNKDAILADAQSKADNMISETQAKVQEMVGQSEVMQKAYDQANETINEANAQAQQIIDSATQDANNIRLSAISYTDDMLANLSTILSTTLTDTGEKYNTFISSLQSCYDVVNKNRSELAPQVSQSSSQIDAGDENTDGYGTDSDSESEDNEE
- the coaD gene encoding pantetheine-phosphate adenylyltransferase translates to MIRAVYPGSFDPVTFGHLDVIQRAAQLYDEVIIGVLNNSAKTPLFSTEERVNILKKATKNIPHVYVKPFSGLSVDFAEACGAKVIVRGLRAITDFEYELQMTQTNRVLNPGVDTTFLITSLQYAYLSSTTVKEVASFGGDISKFVPGFVAEELIEKMKKKNV
- a CDS encoding sporulation protein, whose protein sequence is MESLLKKLQKVSRFCLGTSSYGAYALILGFFCGFPMGAKLTADFYASGRIDREEADYLLMVSNHASPMFIINYIVLQTFKDDSLRLPVLGILYGSAFLSVIIWRIYKKRFRAASKEPIKKEMSMAGFSGAILDTSIMNGFDTITRLGGYIIIFSIYGALLQKVLMPFPALQAFIAGVTEITTGAVCIHNSNLSWNMKFLLIMCCTSFGGLSTVAQTNCVIQESGLDVRTYVKGKVMNTAVTSVLVLLFIIL